A DNA window from Cydia pomonella isolate Wapato2018A chromosome 18, ilCydPomo1, whole genome shotgun sequence contains the following coding sequences:
- the LOC133527422 gene encoding ejaculatory bulb-specific protein 3-like isoform X2: protein MKHLLLLVLTVVATCCAQQQYYNRYDNVNADSIVQNERVLLAYYKCVMDKGPCTKDGRNFKRVLPETLSTACGRCSPKQKVIVRTLLLGIRAKSEPRFNDLLDKYDPDRSNRDDLYKFLVTGN, encoded by the exons ATGAAGCATCTACTCCTCCTCGTGCTAACGGTGGTGGCGACCTGTTGTGCCCAGCAACAGTACTACAACCGCTACGACAACGTCAACGCCGACTCCATCGTTCAAAACGAACGAGTGCTGCTTGCGTACTACAAGTGTGTTATGGACAAAGGGCCTTGCACTAAGGATGGAAGGAACTTCAAAA GAGTGCTCCCCGAGACGCTGTCTACTGCGTGCGGGCGCTGCTCGCCAAAACAGAAGGTGATCGTGCGCACGCTGCTCCTCGGCATCAGAGCCAAGAGCGAGCCGCGCTTCAACGATCTGCTGGACAAGTACGACCCTGACCGCTCCAACCGGGACGACCTTTACAAGTTCCTGGTCACTGGCAACTAG
- the LOC133527418 gene encoding uncharacterized protein LOC133527418 isoform X1, with amino-acid sequence MRVLLLCLGCLLAVMATMAAEDYEELLQTDTAALLKDESKWKVLFNCLMGRGPCEEYDSVKDLRMLSSVTVVHIANTATTIKPLTDRTPGEDFEILFQTDPKPLLQDKTKWKFLFECLMDMRPCGLYMNVKDALPKLVRSKCEGCTPEQKEKFEKTLQQFLEKYPEDYTELSNKLFPKPE; translated from the exons ATGCGCGTACTCCTCCTGTGCTTGGGATGCCTGTTGGCAGTGATGGCAACCATGGCGGCAGAAGACTACGAAGAGCTTTTACAAACCGACACCGCAGCACTTTTGAAAGACGAGTCCAAATGGAAGGTGCTCTTCAACTGCCTAATGGGCCGCGGCCCTTGTGAAGAGTACGACAGTGTAAAAG atttgcggatgctaagttccgtgacagtcgtgcacatagcgaatacagCTACGACAATTAAACCCCTAACAGATAGAACGCCGGGCGAAGACTTCGAGATCTTGTTCCAAACTGACCCTAAACCTCTGCTACAAGACAAGACCAAATGGAAGTTCCTTTTTGAGTGCCTGATGGACATGAGGCCTTGTGGTctatatatgaatgttaaag ATGCGCTGCCTAAACTTGTCCGGAGCAAGTGCGAAGGATGCACCCCTGAACAGAAGGAGAAGTTTGAAAAGACCTTGCAACAGTTTCTGGAGAAGTACCCCGAGGATTACACGGAGCTATCCAATAAGCTATTCCCTAAGCctgaataa
- the LOC133527418 gene encoding uncharacterized protein LOC133527418 isoform X2, with protein sequence MRVLLLCLGCLLAVMATMAAEDYEELLQTDTAALLKDESKWKVLFNCLMGRGPCEEYDSVKDRTPGEDFEILFQTDPKPLLQDKTKWKFLFECLMDMRPCGLYMNVKDALPKLVRSKCEGCTPEQKEKFEKTLQQFLEKYPEDYTELSNKLFPKPE encoded by the exons ATGCGCGTACTCCTCCTGTGCTTGGGATGCCTGTTGGCAGTGATGGCAACCATGGCGGCAGAAGACTACGAAGAGCTTTTACAAACCGACACCGCAGCACTTTTGAAAGACGAGTCCAAATGGAAGGTGCTCTTCAACTGCCTAATGGGCCGCGGCCCTTGTGAAGAGTACGACAGTGTAAAAG ATAGAACGCCGGGCGAAGACTTCGAGATCTTGTTCCAAACTGACCCTAAACCTCTGCTACAAGACAAGACCAAATGGAAGTTCCTTTTTGAGTGCCTGATGGACATGAGGCCTTGTGGTctatatatgaatgttaaag ATGCGCTGCCTAAACTTGTCCGGAGCAAGTGCGAAGGATGCACCCCTGAACAGAAGGAGAAGTTTGAAAAGACCTTGCAACAGTTTCTGGAGAAGTACCCCGAGGATTACACGGAGCTATCCAATAAGCTATTCCCTAAGCctgaataa
- the LOC133527420 gene encoding allergen Tha p 1-like yields the protein MKLLTAVALACIVGLAYGRPQGKYTSKWDNINVDEILESQRLLKAYTDCLMDRGRCTPDAKALKETLPDALENECSKCTEKQKQGSDKIIRNLVNKHPDIWKELSGKFDPDNKYTEKYKDKLEKVKE from the coding sequence ATGAAGCTTCTAACGGCGGTTGCACTGGCGTGCATCGTTGGCCTAGCCTACGGCCGGCCTCAGGGCAAGTACACCAGCAAATGGGACAATATCAACGTTGATGAGATCCTGGAATCCCAACGACTCCTAAAGGCCTACACCGACTGCCTCATGGACAGGGGCCGCTGTACTCCAGACGCCAAAGCCTTGAAAGAAACCCTGCCTGACGCCTTAGAGAATGAATGTTCCAAGTGTACTGAGAAGCAAAAGCAGGGATCGGATAAAATCATTAGGAATCTTGTCAATAAACATCCTGATATTTGGAAGGAACTGTCAGGCAAGTTTGATCCTGACAACAAGTACACTGAGAAATACAAGGACAAGCTGGAGAAGGTCAAGGAATAA
- the LOC133527422 gene encoding ejaculatory bulb-specific protein 3-like isoform X1 — translation MSLASLIVMTALSLVTADFYSSKYDDFDIQPLLENDRILLSYTKCFLDQGPCTPDAKDFKKVIPEALETICGKCTPKQKQLIRQVIRAIMDRHPESWKALTGKFDPDNKHKEDFDKFLAENRK, via the exons ATGTCGTTAGCAAGCTTAATCGTAATGACTGCGCTGTCGTTGGTCACCGCTGACTTCTACAGCTCCAAATACGATGACTTTGACATCCAGCCTCTGCTAGAGAACGACAGGATCCTGCTGAGCTACACCAAGTGTTTCCTCGACCAGGGTCCCTGCACACCCGACGCGAAGGACTTTAAAA AAGTGATCCCCGAAGCCCTAGAGACCATATGCGGCAAATGCACgccaaaacaaaagcaactgaTAAGGCAAGTCATCAGGGCCATCATGGATCGCCACCCGGAGTCCTGGAAGGCGCTTACCGGAAAGTTTGATCCGGACAACAAACACAAGGAAGACTTTGATAAATTTCTGgctgaaaatagaaaataa